In the Parashewanella tropica genome, ATTGGCTATCTTTCCAAATCGAATTAATGGTTAGTTGGTTGCTTTTCCATTCGAATTTAACGAGTTTGCCATCAACCATAACCTTTTCAGGTTTACTGTGAATGTTGTGGATTATTAGTGTTAATTCACGTTGCTCAACCGCTTGTTGATACTGATTCAGTTGTCTATCCAATTTGAATGACAATTGCTTACCATCAAAGTCAGCATTAAACGAAGCCAGTTCATATTGCCCTTGCTCGATGCTTTTTGGGTTCTTACCATCATCATCAAACATTTGCCCTGAAGCGTGTTTCAAATTGTCATCATGGTAATAATGCAAAATAAGTTGCTCAGTTGAGTAATCTTTGGTGGATTGAATCGGCTCAACCATAGGCACAAAGCTACCAGCCTTAACCAGTACAGGGAGCGTTTCTAACTGAGTTGGAATCGATACCGTTTTACCGCCTTGATATCGAGTGTGATTAAAGAAATCAAACCAAACACCTTGAGGAAGTTGTACTTCAACGTGTTTTACAGCTGGATCAACAACAGGAGTAACTAAAAACGCCTCGCCCCAAAAGTAGCTATTGGCATTATCAAAACTGGTGTTATCTGAGTTTGCGAACATCATAGGAAGCATTAAGGGTAAACCCTTGGTTGAGTTCTCAAACGCCAAGGTATAGTTGTAAGGGAGCAATTGATAACGCAATTTGATGAATTTTCTTACGATGCTTTTAGTGGTTTCATCATGGAACACTGGCTCAGGGGCAATATTGTCTTGGGCGTGAGGGCGATATACAGGTTGAAATACACCGTATTGTAGCCAACGGGTGTAAAGCTCAGCATCAAACTTCTCACCGCCAGCAAAACCGCCTAAATCGGAATGGGTATACGCTAAGCCAAGCATCCCCATTTGTAAGCTCAGTTCAACTTGAGGCTTTAAACCGCCCCAGCTGCGACTAACATCGCCTGTCCACGGGATCATGCCATAACGTTGCGAGCCTACAAAACCGGAGCGCATCATGATCATTGGTCGCTGCTCCGGCTGTGCTTGGGTTAGTTTTTCATATAAATTCTTTGCCCATTGATGACCATAAGCATTGTGGATTTCATTGGCTGTAACTTTAGGAGAACCTTTAACTGAATCCAATGTATGAACAGTATCGTAAGGGTGAACTTCTGGCTCGCCTAAATCGCCCCACCAACCTGCAACGCCATGTTTAAGCAATGGCTGATATTTTTCCCAAAACCACGCTTGCCCTTTTTGGGAGAAGACATCCACAAGCCCTGTGTTACCAAAATAGAAATCCCATGTTTTGACCTTGCCCGCAAAGTTCTTCGCAAGCGCATCTGCCGATAGTGCTTCATCCCAACGCTTTGAAGTGGAAAGAATGAATGGCTCGGTGATCAAAACCGTGTTGACGCCTTTTTGTTTAAAGTTAGCAATCATTTTTTCAGGCTCAGGGAAGCTATCTTTATCCCAAGCGAGATTCCCCATAGTTCCTTTGATTTCTTTACCGAACCAAAATAGATCCAGAACTACAGCATCAAGTGGAATATCTTGTTCAATAAAGGCATTCACAGTGCCTTCGGTTTGCTGTTGGGTCTTATAGCCAAAACGGGAAGCAAAATTGCCTAGCGACCAGCGAGGTGGCATCGGCTGACGTCCGGTGACTTCTGTGAGGTTTTCAATCAACTCAGGATAATCTTTGCCTGCGGCAACAATGTAGGCGGTGCGGCCTGCTTCCGCTTCGAATTGCAGAATATCAGATTCGGTTTTGCCAATATCCAACCAACCGTTAGCGGTATTATCAAAAATCAGTGCATATTTTTTATTGGACATCACCGCTGGCAAACCGTAATACATTTGCTCAGCATGGGTGGTGTAACCGTAAGAGGCTTTGTTATACAGGGGTAGACGTTGACCTCGGCGATCCATACCTAAAACACGCTCACCGCCACCAATGAGCTTTTCGTTTTCGTCTAACTTAAAACGAAATCCTCGTATGTTTTCGTGAGCGATTAACCCCGATTCTTCCGCAAGCAGAAGTTTTCCGTTGTGGTGATAACTTAGCTTAAATGGATTGGCTTGGATCTTTATTGTTAGATCATCAAGCTGATATTGAAATCCAGTCTTGGTTTTAGTGAGACTGCCGCTCGTGTATGAAGCTTTTTCATCAATCGAAAATGACGGCAATTGCTTCATGCCTTCGATTCGGTAGTGGACACTCACTGCGCCTTCACCAATAGCATCAATAGTGATTTGGCTTTCATCAGTTTCCAGAAGTAGCTGCTTACCTTTAAGCGTTGCGGATTCTAATTTAGCAGCTTGAATAGGCAGAGCTAAGCACAATGCGATTGCGCTAGAAATAGCGGTCTTAGGGAACACGTTTATGGTTTTCATTATTGGTTGTCCCTTACTGCTGCAACTCAAGGATATAAGACTGTAAAGGCTTCAGTTTAAGTTTGATACTGCCTTTTCCATTCGCCACAATCATTTGCTGAGATGCACCTGTCAGTTTATCTATAACATGATAAGCTCCATCGGCGAGTTGCCAAGTCGACACTAAGCTTTTAGGTAATTGGTAGCTCAAGTCTGAACTCATATTAGGACTCTGCTTTTCAGCAAAATTACTGATCACAATCAGCTTTTGTTTATCGTCAAAACGCGCATAGCTATAGAGTTTTTGATGATAGCCTTGCGAAGTTTTATTCGCAGTATGCGTTGAAACATAGTTGCCCATTAATGCGCTTGAGTTTTTAGTAAAAGTCAGAAGCGTTCGGTAATAATTTTGCAGTGCTTTTTGTTCGTTAGAAAGTAAAGCACCATCAAATTTGCCACCATTCATCCATTGTTGATGTGCTTTCACGCCCCAGTAATCAAAAATGGTGGTGCGACTGGCTTTACCAAATCCTGCGTCTTTTGAGGCTTTTTCACCCACGGTTTGACCAAAGTAAATCATGGTTGGTCCTTTACCTATGGTTGCAGAAACCACCATTGCAGGAAGAGCTTTTTCAGCGCGACCAGCAAACTCTGGGCTGGCGATACGTTGCTCGTCGTGGTTTTCTAAAAAGTGAAGTAGGTTTTCATCAATATCTTCAAACTTGTTGGCGACTTCATCAATCACGTCAGTATTGCGTTTATCTTGAATAATTTCTTTCAAGCGATCGTACAAATCGACTTTATCGTAGAGGTAATCCATTTTGCCAAGGTGAATAAAGTCACGATAAATCTTGGGTTGATAGATTTCTGCTAACAAAAACGCATTCGGGTTTTGCATTTTGATGTGGCTGTTGAGGTAACTCCAAAACTCCACTGGCACCATCTCCGCCATGTCATAACGGAATCCATCCACGCCTTTGGCTGTCCAATACAAAGCGATATCTTTAAACTTTACCCAAGAACTTGGCACCGATTGTTGCTGCCAAAATTTGAAATGGGCTTGGTAATCTTTGTTCGCATAGTTTTCAGGTAGGCGAGGGAAGTCATAGCTGCCATCAGGGCGAACGCCATAATTCACTTTTACGGTTTCATACCAATCATAAAAATGTGGTTGCGCTTTACGGGAACCGTTCCCCGTCCACTTGGCTGGGCTTTCTATGAATTTACCATCAATCAGTGGGTGCTTTTCACCACCTAATACTTTGTAGTTATCTAAGCTTGTCGGCAGCTTAAAGTCTTCACCTTCTACGTAATAAAAGTTGTTGTCCCTGTGATAAGCCAATTGAGAGTTATCACGAGTACCAAAGTCTTCTACACCTTTAGGGTTGGTTAACGATTGATAGTTACGTGCGATGTGATTAGGCACGATATCAATGATGACTTTTAAATCATGCTTATGAGTGCGCTTTATCAGTGCTTCAAACTCTTGTAACCGCTTAGCAGGATCTATTGCTAGATCTGGATTAACGTTGTAATAATCTTTTACCGCATAAGGAGAACCAGCACGTCCTTTAACTACTTCTGGATCATCTTGGCTAATGCCGTATTTTGTGTAATCGGCTACTAGCGCGTGATGTAAAACGCCGGTATACCAAACATGACTAACACCTAAATTTTTAATGGCATTTAGGGCGGTATCGTCAATATCTAAAAACTTGCCTACACCGTTTTCCTCTTTAGTTCCCCACTCTTTATTGGTGCTATTTTTATTGCCAAATAAGCGAGTGAACATTTGGTAGACGACAGGTTTATGGGAGTCAGCGTTTTGCGAAGTAACTACTTCAGATTTTGGCTCTGTTGATGATTTGCAGCCTAGTAAACTGAAGCTTGTAGCTAAAGTTGAGCATAAAAGTAAGGTATATTTTTTCATTTTTTATTCAACCTACGATTAACTTTGTTCTTATCAAGTGCTGAAAGTAATTTTGCATTTGAGTTTTAAGCAAACTGTATTTAAATTTGAATTCAAGCTTGTATAAGCAAAAAAGCCCTGCTCAAGGCAGGGCTAGTAAGTGGCTTTGCATTATAGGGAGTAGTTAAAGCCTAAGAAAAATTGGCGTCCAAAGTTTTGGATTGTGCCTGTTTGGTGTTTTTTACCAAAATATGTTTTGTTTGCTTCATCAGTTAAGTTATTAACTTGGAGCAGTAATTTCACGCCATTGTCAAAAGCATACGATGCTTGATAATCCAGAACCGTTTCAGCATCAAAGAATGCCAATTGAGACTCTACTGCTACTTGCTCTGAAACATATTTACTACGATATCGCATACTTAAACGAGTATCGAAACCATCTAATGTATAAAACAATGTTGTATTAAGAACATGCTTAGAAAGGCCTGGTAATGGAATATCTAAATCAGAGCCACTTAAGTTAGTTGTAAATTTGACCTCACTGTCTGAAAAAGAATAACTACCTGTAAAACCTAACCCATTAAGTGCATCTGGTAAAAAATCAAAAATTTGGGTATATGCAAGCTCTAATCCACGAATATAACCGCCTTTATCGTTGTTTATCGCAGTTTGATATTGTCCTTCATTTTTAATTACATCATAAGTAACACCATTATCAGTTACTGTGTCAGGAACAATAAATCCTTCTTTTTCAAAATCAAATGGTTTAATGGTGAAGTTATTAATGAATGACTTGATATTCTTATAGAATAACGCAACTACAAACGCGCCTTCACTTTCTGAAAAATATCGCTCATAAGATAAATCAAACTGATCTGCATAGAATGGATCTAGTAGTGGGCTGGTATTTCCCCAAGAGTTATATACTTTATAAGTTTTTTCTTGTGGAGTACCTTTATTGACAACTTTGTCGTGATACCAATTTCCACGTCCTGACTTAAGTTTATCAATTGGTGGACGAGCCATTACTTTTGCTGCTGCAAAGCGTATTTGGTCGTTTTCAGTTAAATGAAAATTCAAGTTAAGTGAAGGTAAGTAATCTGTGTATTTTTGACCAACTTCATTACGAATGTAATCTTTACTTATCACTCCATTGTCATCAGCAATTTCTTCACCTAAACCAAAGCCTACTTGTTGCAAACCTGAAGAGTACTGATCTGTATTGACAATGCGAACACCAAGATTACCAGTAACCTTAATATCAGCAAGCTCAAAATCTAGATTGCCTTGTACATACCCTGCTAAAACATCTTCATTGACAGAGCCACTTTGGATCATTGTCCAGCTATTTCCCCAGTTTGCAGTCGGTTTAAATGGACCTTTTCCAGTTTTAGCAAGCTGCTTATTAACAAGAGCAACAGCTTTATCAAAGTCAATTTTTAGGAAGCTTGGGAAACCAGATAATTCACCACCAAAATCAACAACACTTGTCATATCCTTGTTGAGGCGAAGTACAGGTTGATTGTCAGGATTTTTACCAAATTCATTACCATAGCCAGCTTGAGAACGCTGTGCATTGAACTCTCTTTCAGAGTAACGAACTCCAAACTCAACAGAGCTTAAAAAATCATTTTCAAGTTCATATTTGAAATCAAGCTTATAAGCGACTAATTCATTTTGTTGATCATACGGCCACATACCAACTTGGCGTAGTCCAAGTTTATTAATGTCGGAGTAATCACCAGAAAAACTTGCCGTAGCGTGATTTAGACCATTCAAACGATAAGTGACAGATTCCGGAGCTCGAATTTGAGCGTCAATATCGTTATAGAGAACAGCACGCGTTCCACCGTTTACGAATTTTCCATCTGCCTTTGAATAGCTTATGTCAGCTGCTATCGTTAGCTTTTCCCCATCGTTCCATTC is a window encoding:
- a CDS encoding TIM-barrel domain-containing protein → MKTINVFPKTAISSAIALCLALPIQAAKLESATLKGKQLLLETDESQITIDAIGEGAVSVHYRIEGMKQLPSFSIDEKASYTSGSLTKTKTGFQYQLDDLTIKIQANPFKLSYHHNGKLLLAEESGLIAHENIRGFRFKLDENEKLIGGGERVLGMDRRGQRLPLYNKASYGYTTHAEQMYYGLPAVMSNKKYALIFDNTANGWLDIGKTESDILQFEAEAGRTAYIVAAGKDYPELIENLTEVTGRQPMPPRWSLGNFASRFGYKTQQQTEGTVNAFIEQDIPLDAVVLDLFWFGKEIKGTMGNLAWDKDSFPEPEKMIANFKQKGVNTVLITEPFILSTSKRWDEALSADALAKNFAGKVKTWDFYFGNTGLVDVFSQKGQAWFWEKYQPLLKHGVAGWWGDLGEPEVHPYDTVHTLDSVKGSPKVTANEIHNAYGHQWAKNLYEKLTQAQPEQRPMIMMRSGFVGSQRYGMIPWTGDVSRSWGGLKPQVELSLQMGMLGLAYTHSDLGGFAGGEKFDAELYTRWLQYGVFQPVYRPHAQDNIAPEPVFHDETTKSIVRKFIKLRYQLLPYNYTLAFENSTKGLPLMLPMMFANSDNTSFDNANSYFWGEAFLVTPVVDPAVKHVEVQLPQGVWFDFFNHTRYQGGKTVSIPTQLETLPVLVKAGSFVPMVEPIQSTKDYSTEQLILHYYHDDNLKHASGQMFDDDGKNPKSIEQGQYELASFNADFDGKQLSFKLDRQLNQYQQAVEQRELTLIIHNIHSKPEKVMVDGKLVKFEWKSNQLTINSIWKDSQSIDVSL
- a CDS encoding alpha-amylase family protein, producing MKKYTLLLCSTLATSFSLLGCKSSTEPKSEVVTSQNADSHKPVVYQMFTRLFGNKNSTNKEWGTKEENGVGKFLDIDDTALNAIKNLGVSHVWYTGVLHHALVADYTKYGISQDDPEVVKGRAGSPYAVKDYYNVNPDLAIDPAKRLQEFEALIKRTHKHDLKVIIDIVPNHIARNYQSLTNPKGVEDFGTRDNSQLAYHRDNNFYYVEGEDFKLPTSLDNYKVLGGEKHPLIDGKFIESPAKWTGNGSRKAQPHFYDWYETVKVNYGVRPDGSYDFPRLPENYANKDYQAHFKFWQQQSVPSSWVKFKDIALYWTAKGVDGFRYDMAEMVPVEFWSYLNSHIKMQNPNAFLLAEIYQPKIYRDFIHLGKMDYLYDKVDLYDRLKEIIQDKRNTDVIDEVANKFEDIDENLLHFLENHDEQRIASPEFAGRAEKALPAMVVSATIGKGPTMIYFGQTVGEKASKDAGFGKASRTTIFDYWGVKAHQQWMNGGKFDGALLSNEQKALQNYYRTLLTFTKNSSALMGNYVSTHTANKTSQGYHQKLYSYARFDDKQKLIVISNFAEKQSPNMSSDLSYQLPKSLVSTWQLADGAYHVIDKLTGASQQMIVANGKGSIKLKLKPLQSYILELQQ
- a CDS encoding TonB-dependent receptor gives rise to the protein MSPFKPSMLTLALLSAGLSANTYAADEKVKEKEAQKDDIEVIEVKGFRTSVIKSLNAKRFNDTISETISADDLGALPDSSIADALTRLPGVTAVRTGGQASGLNIRGLDGDFVFATLNGREQVTTGGKRAIEFDQYPSELINQAAVYKSPKASLIEGGVAGTVELKTADPLKSEKEHSFNINVRGAFNDRADEVSDANKFGNRLSFSYQGKFLEDTLGIAAGYAHLYQPYVSSQFIGLRFNDGKRDLNGSGSEESISEGFEVQQKGGEDKRDGYMAAIHWQPNDNWSIKTDVFHSKFDSKNFARGYRVKNLKDGKITNPIIENGSMVGGTVSSEGNGNFAVFVVNDDDTKLSDLTSGAFNVEWNDGEKLTIAADISYSKADGKFVNGGTRAVLYNDIDAQIRAPESVTYRLNGLNHATASFSGDYSDINKLGLRQVGMWPYDQQNELVAYKLDFKYELENDFLSSVEFGVRYSEREFNAQRSQAGYGNEFGKNPDNQPVLRLNKDMTSVVDFGGELSGFPSFLKIDFDKAVALVNKQLAKTGKGPFKPTANWGNSWTMIQSGSVNEDVLAGYVQGNLDFELADIKVTGNLGVRIVNTDQYSSGLQQVGFGLGEEIADDNGVISKDYIRNEVGQKYTDYLPSLNLNFHLTENDQIRFAAAKVMARPPIDKLKSGRGNWYHDKVVNKGTPQEKTYKVYNSWGNTSPLLDPFYADQFDLSYERYFSESEGAFVVALFYKNIKSFINNFTIKPFDFEKEGFIVPDTVTDNGVTYDVIKNEGQYQTAINNDKGGYIRGLELAYTQIFDFLPDALNGLGFTGSYSFSDSEVKFTTNLSGSDLDIPLPGLSKHVLNTTLFYTLDGFDTRLSMRYRSKYVSEQVAVESQLAFFDAETVLDYQASYAFDNGVKLLLQVNNLTDEANKTYFGKKHQTGTIQNFGRQFFLGFNYSL